The nucleotide sequence AGATTATACATTTCGGTAAAGACCTTTAGGTGTGAACCTAGCATaacaaaaacagtttaaaaGCGACTATCAATTAGACAgttataatatatacataaatagaTTAGAGACTAACTGACCTGCGCCAAAAATAGATAGGATGTAACAGATTTAATTGCTACAGATATAAATCTTCAATTCGGCTATAAATACgtttatttgaatatgaataaacaattttttcaacttaatatAAAGTCATATTTCGTTCGTCCGACATtatactatatttttaattaatcataTCAGGGCATCaatcaaatagaaataattgattcaagATTTCGTTTGACGATGTACGACTTTAATTTACGAGGGTTACTCAAATATTACACTGGATTTTAGACTGATCTGTTATGAAACATTTTCGCggcgctgtttttgttccactGTGAACAAATGCGGCATCCATCTTGtccacagctttctcatgtacaaattttcataaaaattactaCAAGCTGTAGAAGTATAAGCAATTCGGCAACGTTTTCCTCTGTACGCTCTTTCCATTCCATTTCTAATTCTAAGGTCTCGGTCTGTCTAATCCTTGGACTTTTACTCAGGTATGTTTAAGAGGATTATCTCAGGTCTAGCTTCTAAAGACACTCTTTAATTCGCGCTTTTGAAAACGGCAGTTTTGATCATGTTCCAAATATTAGCGGCTGAAGAATGTTAAAGATAAGTGAGGTCAGTGACAGCAGCACGTCAAGTTGCCCTAATCTGCTGAAGAAATGTGTTTCGAAATTCAAAATTACTTGTACGATAGATAAGAGATAAAgcaatttgaaatcaaaactacacacttttcaaaaattcaagaTATAATGTACCAGTTTCTTTAGAATTCtttgtaaacaaaattttctttttgaacaAAGTTGCAACGTTGTCGTTGTTTGTTCAAATGTTTCCAAttcaaaaacatgtttattgtttttactcTGTCCTGCTcgatattttactgttgataacgaaggatcagtctcacccagagtagaatctagttcagcttttatatttgttaggataaggcctttcaaataaaagattgTATTAACTAAGTCAGGACAGGTATTTTTGGGACCATCCTGGTAAATTTCTGTAGGTAATTTACCATCTCGAATCCTAGTTTCTAAAGTATATAGTTTAGTTGGGCAATACCACATTTTCTGAGCTAGTTTCAGGTCCGATTttatacgaaaataaataaacaaatgttgTCGCACGACACTAACACCATCTATATTATTTGTGCTGTACATCGATTTGTAACAGAAATGTCACATGGCGCTGCAAAGAGGattatcatcaaatatttttataaataatggtatacgaaagttctaagttgatttttgTTCGTATTTATACCGCCAGACGGTTTAGGTTTGCGTGACGATCCCGATAAATTGTTAATTATCTCTTactatatttgtaaaatattttaatcggGTGAGAATCTACTATATGCACACGTAACTACGAAGCATGCGGGGCTAAAAACTATCaaggttattttattttttcctcacGATATATTGCATTCGAATTAACAACACTCAGTAGAAATACGTTGTGTAGGAGAAAGAATCTCGATTGttgattaaatattaaacaatttaaaagaaaaacgatgaaaagttacgtaaataatatgattttttgagagGTGACAAACGAAAAggtatttttcgaattaattgGAAAACTTAAACTTCCTTCGTATATAATCACGGAAGGtttgttttaaatgaatttttataatcataattaCGATTAACAGATATGATTAAATTCGTTCATTGATGTAGTTCATTCTTTTAGCTGTGTCATAAGTGAAAGCAATGAAAATAAGgttatagtttataaattaaaagatttctataaataatatatatattataaaatggtTGATAATATTTAcactattaaaacgattaaaccaacgcaGTATTATCGTTCCCTTCAATAATGTCATAACCATACAAGAGTTCCATATTTATAGCACTCCATAccaaaaaatcgactcaaatcgCAACCtccattctttttctttttgattttcaaGTGAAGACTAAATATCAAAGGAATATTGATCAACGAAAAAGGGTTaacattaataatgaaaaaaatacaagttcaaattcgtcaaaataataatttatttggaattaacCTGATGGGTAACGGAGGATGAGCTCCTGGACTATCTTTTCTGCCTTGTCGTCCATGTGGTACAATCCAGTGGACATTCAATGTTTGTATCAACGATATATTTAATTGGGCCTGTAGTTTGCGAGGCGTTATGTCATAATCGGTATtattttcctttcctttttcCTTTTTCGTTGAAACTGAGACCTTAATCCAACGTGACGCCTAGGTATTAGACCTTTTTTATCTACAGAATTTCTGCGTCATGGGTTTTTATGTTCCGATGATGTTTTTCATCTTCACGCACCTCGTGGGGTGTCGTGCTGTGATGGCGTTTTTCGTTTTTGGCATGTCAGCTGTATATAAATGTTAACAACATCGTCGATAGTTGCAACCTTCACCTGAAACTTCCTGTCGCGGTTTAGTGTATCTTGTCTCTTTCATTCGATCAAAAACTTGGAAGATTACTTCTGTGGATTCTTTTTGGTTGGAAACTTGCTGCTCGTTGCTCGGTGGTTTCTCCTAAAATTGTTCTTCTGGTTTTGTATTCAGACTTCTTTGTTCGTTTAGAATCCTTCTAAGTTTCCTCAGTTAGGTAACCTCTAATTAGCACTattataaacaaacataaaaaggGTAGTTATTGATCATAACATAGTGTTGGACTGATTGATCAAGATTTTGCTAAGAAAATCAGAAGAAGACTATGAAAAGATCGTGCTAATAGAATGGACGATGGTCGTGGTTGAAAGTCATATctttaaatgaagaaaaagaaacgtTGTGATTGTTGTAGTggaactttattattttaaataattgtttttacgTTTATAAGTTAATTccatcgtttttttttccattccattaCCGTTTATCTGTCGTATTAAATATACTACATTTATTAAACAATCTAAATTTCTTGTAACAAAGTTTTTAACGTATATAGAGAACGCTCGGAAGCTGATTTTAAACGTGTGCAACGAAGTGTAAAGTAATCAGTGTGACCTTACCCAATCATTACGTCGTTTTTCTCTgctttttattttagttttgttttcttGTGGTTCTTCGAAATTGTGTCATAAGCGTACGTGCGAGACAAAATCATGAcaacaaaaatgtttcattcGTAACGCTTCGATATCGAATCCAATTTAatctcgatttaaaaatttctcgaaaaaaaaaaatataattataaaataatattgacgACGATCTCGAAATTAGTTTTCACGTCATCTATTGTACATCAGCATCGATAGgaaaatacagttttctttTTCCAAATGGTAATAGTAATACAATTAATTCATCACCtcaagaataataaaatattcaaataacgTATAATGACATATGTTACGCAAATTGACCTTTATCACGCCTAACCGCAGCTTGCAATAATCGTACATACTTAACATACAGGATATATCGTAGACGGCATTCTAAGGTATATATCGCATACTCCACGTATAAGATATATCGgaaataagtcaaaaaatgacataattttatGGTGTATaaaaccttttcaaaaattcgggACAAAAAACCTAAATTCGGGATAATTATTGCTTGTAGAAAAATCCTTCTATTCCGCTCGACGACGACGACTGAATTTCCAGCTTATTTAGCTGGTAAATAGCGAGTAATTGACTATATTTTGTCCACGACCCTCAAAACAATGTTTCATCGGTATCTACGTTTTGTTTCAGGTTTTCGGTTCGAAAGCGGAACTCCAATTACACACGCAGGCGCATATGCGCGAAGCCAAACCGTACAAATGCTCACAATGTTGCAAAGCGTTCGCCAATAGTTCCTATCTATCCCAGCATACTAGGATACATTTAGGTATTAAGCCGTATAGGTGTGAGATATGCCAAAGGAAATTCACACAATTAAGTCACTTACAACAACACATCCGTACACATACAGGAGACAAACCTTACAAGTAAgtgaatttttcaacaatttccaCTGTTGCAGCAAtgaatataatcatttttttttttcatattacctcttaatttgttttaaatattgtcgttaattcatatttttcttttttttcctcCTGTTTACCCTCGTATAACTTTTTTGTGTAATCAATTGATACCGTCAAGAAATGAAGTACGTTATTTTTGATCCCATCCcgtattaaaattgattttttctactttaacGTCAACATTcgttttaaatatgatttttttattacttagaATATTTAGTAAATCATCTGACAACGATGgaattctaatttaaataaattattattgaatctatttaataacaagtaaagcaaaactttttttttcaaatatactgTTGCCCGTTACTGACCTTGATCTTGCAATGcaaaatatttctcttttaCGTATTTAAAtggcaaaaaaaataattatttcatatatgtaACATTCAAGGGCAAACTTACACAGAGAAAACGTTAAAATCGAATTCacgtattaaagaaaaatatcttttatactGCAAGAAGCTTCTAAAATACCGGACAGCATTATTACCGAAAAACTCAATAtcgaagaaacaaaatatttaattatacattttcgtttaatattttttcttataaccTTCAAAATCATTTCAATGTTTATCAAATCTCTAGATACCTTCCGTTCATACCATCACCGAGCctaaaaaacctcaaactttattcATTACTTCTTAAAACTCTTTTCCAGTGGTCATGCGTCCAATTTTCATGTTCTCAAGCCCAGTGCAACCTCATTTCGAAATCTGTCACTATTGTCTCAAAGGCAGATCCCTGGATTCATTGATTATACCTGCAGGTGCCTAAGATCGTAACTTTTTACGATGTAGATTGTCTTGTTTCTTGTCGAGTGGTTCCAAAGAGGGAAAACTCTCAAAAATACTTGTTGTTCTACTTTTTAATTACAGATGTCGACATCCTGGTTGCCAGAAAGCGTTTTCTCAACTCAGTAACCTGCAGTCTCGCATTCTAGGTGCCACCAGACGGATAATTACAATTGCAACTCGTGCTACAAACCTTTAACCTGTGCACAATTACTCTTTTTTGATAGACcaaaaaaacctcaaactttattcATTACTTCTTAAAACTCTTTTCCAGTGGTCATGCGtccaattttcatgttctttagCCCAGTGCAACCTCATTTCGAAATCTGTCACTATTGTCTCAAAGGCAGATCCCTGGATTCATTGATTATACCTGCAGGTGCCTAAGATCGTAACTTTTTACGATGTAGATTGTCTTGTTTCTTGTCGAGTGGTTCCAAAGAGGGAAAACTCTCAAAAATACTTGTTGTTCTACTTTTTAATTACAGATGTCGACATCCTGGTTGCCAGAAAGCGTTTTCTCAACTCAGTAACCTGCAGTCGCATTCTAGGTGCCACCAGACGGATAATTACAATTGCAACTCGTGCTACAAACCTTTAACCTGTGCACAATTACTCTTTTTTGATAGACcaaaaaaacctcaaactttattcATTACTTCTTAAAACTCTTTTCCAGTGGTCATGCGTCCAATTTTCATGTTCTCAATCCCAGTGCAACCTCATTTCGAAATCTGTCACTATTGTCTCAAAGGCAGATCCCTGGATTCATTGATTATACCTGCAGGTGCCTAAGATCGTAACTTTTTACGATGTAGATTGTCTTGTTTCTTGTCGAGTGGTTCCAAAGAGGGAAAACTCTCAAAAATACTTGTTGTTCTACTTTTTAATTACAGATGTCGACATCCTGGTTGCCAGAAAGCGTTTTCTCAACTCAGTAACCTGCAGTCTCGCATTCTAGGTGCCACCAGACGGATAATTACAATTGCAACTCGTGCTACAAACCTTTAACCTGTGCACAATTACTCTTTTTTGATAGACcaaaaaaacctcaaactttattcATTACTTCTTAAAACTCTTTTCCAGTGGTCATGCGTCCAATTTTCATGTTCTCAAGCCCAGTGCAACCTCATTTCGAAATCTGTCACTATTGTCTCAAAGGCAGATCCCTGGATTCATTGATTATACCTGCAGGTGCCTAAGATCGTAACTTTTTACGATGTAGATTGTCTTGTTTCTTGTCGAGTGGTTCCAAAGAGGGAAAACTCTCAAAAATACTTGTTGTTCTACTTTTTAATTACAGATGTCGACATCCTGGTTGCCAGAAAGCGTTTTCTCAACTCAGTAACCTGCAGTCTCGCATTCTAGGTGCCACCAGACGGATAATTACAATTGCAACTCGTGCTACAAACCTTTAACCTGTGCACAATTACTCTTTTTTGATAGACcaaaaaaacctcaaactttattcATTACTTCTTAAAACTCTTTTCCAGTGGTCATGCGTCCAATTTTCATGTTCTCAAGCCCAGTGCAACCTCATTTCGAAATCTGTCACTATTGTCTCAAAGGCAGATCCCTGGATTCATTGATTATACCTGCAGGTGCCTAAGATCGTAACTTTTTACCATGTAGATTGTCTTGTTTCTTGTCGAGTGGTTCCAAAGAGGGAAAACTCTCAAAAATACTTGTTGTTCTACTTTTTAATTACAGATGTCGACATCCTGGTTGCCAGAAAGCGTTTTCTCAACTCAGTAACCTGCAGTCTCGCATTCTAGGTGCCACCAGACGGATAATTACAATTGCAACTCGTGCTACAAACCTTTAACCTGTGCACAATTACTCTTTTTTGATAGACcaaaaaaacctcaaactttattcATTACTTCTTAAAACTCTTTTCCAGTGGTCATGCGTCCAATTTTCATGTTCTCAAGCCCAGTGCAACCTCATTTCGAAATCTGTCACTATTGTCTCAAAGGCAGATCCCTGGATTCATTGATTATACCTGCAGGTGCCTAAGATCGTAACTTTTTACCATGTAGATTGTCTTGTTTCTTGTCGAGTGGTTCCAAAGAGGGAAAACTCTCAAAAATACTTGTTGTTCTACTTTTTAATTACAGATGTCGACATCCTGGTTGCCAGAAAGCGTTTTCTCAACTCAGTAACCTGCAGTCGCATTCTAGGTGCCACCAGACGGATAATTACAAATGCAACTCGTGCTACAAACCTTTAACCTGTGCACAATTACTCTTTTTTGATAGACcaaaaaaacctcaaactttattcATTACTTCTTAAAACTCTTTTCCAGTGGTCATGCGtccaattttcatgttctttagCCCAGTGCAACCTCATTTCGAAATCTGTCACTATTCTCTCAAAGGCAGATCCCTGGATTCACTGCTTATACCTGCAGGTGCCTAAGATCGTAACTTTTTACGATGTAGATTGTCTTGATTGTCTTGTTTCTTGTCGAGTGGTTCCAAAGAGGGAAAACTCTCAAAAATACTTGTTGTTCTACTTTTTAATTACAGATGTCGACATCCTGGTTGCCAGAAAGCGTTTTCTCAACTCAGTAACCTGCAGTCGCATTCTAGGTGCCACCAGACGGATAATTACAAATGCAACTCGTGCTACAAACCTTTAACCTGTGCACAATTACTCTTTTTTGATAGACcaaaaaaacctcaaactttattcATTACTTCTTAAAACTCTTTTCCAGTGGTCATGCGtccaattttcatgttctttagCCCAGTGCAACCTCATTTCGAAATCTGTCACTATTGTCTCAAAGGCAGATCCCTGGATTCATTGATTATACCTGCAGGTGCCTAAGATCGTAACTTTTTACGATGTAGATTGTCTTGTTTCTTGTCGAGTGGTTCCAAAGAGGGAAAACTCTCAAAAATACTTGTTGTTCTACTTTTTAATTACAGATGTCGACATCCTGGTTGCCAGAAAGCGTTTTCTCAACTCAGTAACCTGCAGTCGCATTCTAGGTGCCACCAGACGGATAAACCTTACAAATGCAATTCGTGCTACAAATGTTTTAGCGACGAACCCTCGTTATTGGAACACATTCCTAAACATAAGGAGAGCAAACACCTCAAGACGCACATTTGCCAATATTGTGGCAAAAGTTATACGCAGGAAACGTATCTAAGTAAACATATGCAGAAGCATGCTGAAAGGACAGATAAAAGGCCGCCGATCGGACCTAGCTTGGGTGAGTTTTATGCTAAAcctctttttttcaaaatattaaatttttttattataaaacattttttacatttatctGACATCTACTTTATTGTTTCTTTGTTGATCTCTTCATTGTTGTGGAAAAAAAAGTCATACGAAATCCGGTGAGGTCAGTAAAGTTTTCTTTTGACCCAAAAACTATATGAGCGGCTGtacaaatcgatttttttttgaccCGCTACTCAATCACAATTGATTAATTGTTTATGAGTACAGAAtctcgatttttttcaacattttcgtcGTTTTCTATAGTTGAAAATGTGTATTAACGCTCGACAATTTCAAACCTTGTTATCATGATACTCAGTTTTTCCTGATCTTTGTAAGGTGCTCCATTTTGACCTCAAAAACTGTGCGCGCGTTGTCATTACGGAAGAAACAGTCTCCTCGATGCTCAATCGGTTCCTTTTTGAACCAATACTCAATGATAATTGATGAGTTGGTATCAATCGACAATTTTAAACCTTACAAATTACTCGTAGTTTTGAGTTTCATTTATTGCGTTATCTTTGTAAGctgattttaatattaaaacagttTTGGCTGCATTTTTAGCGAGTAGAAAACAAGATTTAACAGCTGCAGGTTGGTTGTTCAGATCATAAAAGCAAACACAGAACAAGCTAGATACTAAACTGGTAATAAGTTGCGCCATCTAACGTTTCGTACTACAATAATCCTATTCCGGTTATTATTTGGTTCCCATGTTATGGGATAAACAGCTGATAAAGAGAGAAAGCAAATATCGGTTAtcattttgtattctattctGATTGAATCGTTTTTATGTCGAACGCTTTATCTTTTAATATGTTCGCGTgaaaaaatcgatataaaattgttatttttttatatactaaaaATTAGATTTCTTCCCTGGACTGAATCATCGAGGTTTAGATCATCCGTATTGGCCGAAAGTAAGTCCGGATAGTGCGGAAAACATGCACGAATATCCGAACGACATCTCTCGACAGATTATGGAACAAAACGAAGATTTGGTAATAATACGACAACAATTAGGACAAAATCCACCAGCGCCACCCGGTACGCCAAACACCAATCTAAGTGAGTTGTCGAAATCGAAATTTTAGAATTagaatgtttatattttaattataaaatcttGCAGGTAATTCGTACGATACGTCCATATCGAAATCGAACACAAATTCGGCGTTTACGCCAATAAATTCGATGTCGGGTCATTTGAATCTCAACCACCATCAACTAGCACCGAACAGACCGTACATTTACGACGCTCTCaatttccaaaaacaaaataacctcGATATACCGAAAAGCCAACCTTCGAACGGGTTCCCCAATCAACTGATCAGTTTACACCAGATCAGGAATTACGCTCACCAACCGAACCCTTCGCTCATGGAACATTCCATATTAGGTTTAGGgaaagagaaataaatttacGTTATCGATGTTATTTGAGGTGGATGGGGTTTTGCAAAATGGCTGATCTGCGAACGGAACACACAGGTTGGCTAGGAGTGATCAGTGATCAGTGCTGGCTCGTGATCtcgtaataatttttaatatttaaattggcTTTAGTATGTTGATATTTGGTTTTCTGGGGTAAATACGGTACCTTGTCCAATTAAAGAAAGCGGTTTTGGTATTACGGCgacccaaattttttttttttttttttcgagtctCGTATCAAAATATGTGAGTCTTCTCCACATCGTAGCACAacaaaaaaacgttaaaaatcgTTTTCTTCTAGTTCATTCtacaagaaaaatgataaaaaatcctgaaaatcccaaaattttcaaagtttccaCGACAAATTTTGaacgatttttaaatattaaaatttcgaCTTGAGATTTTCAGaatcttttatcatttttcttgtaaaaaaaaacgatttttgacgattttagatacttttaaaaattcggAGTGAtccttaaaaaatttttgttgtccTACGATGTGGAGAAGATTCTTAAAACATAAACTCACATATTTTGGTACgagattcgaaaaaaaaaaaattcgtttcgTTTGGTCCCCCCTATTATGTATATTCGACTGCGTTAAACGCCTTTTCGAAGCGCAAATTCCTTGGAAATCGTGtgcattttataatttatgtttcagcgataataccaacttattacttttaatttatGTCGTTGTAGTGGTATTCCTTTGAAATGtgattcatcaaaaaaaaattattttttttaatcggttaaaaatttgattatcactcattatttttaacGACACAAACAAGTTGCGAATAATTCGAATAGTTTCacataattataattgatttaaatccttttttttttcgtattcctCCCCtctgaaattcaatttttctttatattcttgatttttttcatatttggtCAATTCGCGATCGTTTTTCGCCGATTTTTCATTAATCCAAATTCATTTTGTTAGTTTGAGATTGAGACACGATCAGCTGATGGTTTTATGGGGATTTATATGAATTTAGTTACACTATAGTTGAAATTGAAGACgttttgggacaatctgtataacaaaaattgtttttttttaactgtaaTATCAAAATCCAAACACATAAAGACCAAATGGATCTTTTAGAAGATGGAAGTGAATCGCAAAATGTTAGAAACGCATTTAGAACCTCAAACATTTGGAAAAATCGAAATTGAAACTTGATCAGCTGatctaaaaattgttttatggaGATTTTAATGATTTAGTAACACTATAATTGATATTGAGAACGTTTTGGGACAATCCGTAAagcaaaaatcgttttttaacCGTAATATCAAATTCCAAACACTTAAAGATCAAATGGATCTTTTGGAAGATGGAAGTGAATCGCAAACGCATTTAGAACCTCCAATATTGGGAAAAatcgaaattgaaaaataattagctGATCTAAAAAGGGTTTTATGGGGATTTAGTTTGactataattgaaattgaagatgttttgggacaatctgtataactaaaatcagtttttttaagcgtaaaatcaaatttgaagcATATAAAAACCCAACGAATAAATTGATGATcacaaaatgttgaaaacacACTCCAAAAAGTTTAGAAAATCACATATAAAgtgatttaaaaacaaaattatgaatcCTAATTGAATTTGGTTAAACTGTATATGAAATATAGTAgtttttgggacaatctgtaaaACTGAAAGTCGATCAATAGATCTTAGAAGAGTTTTATGGATATATAACgttttgggacaatctgtaaaacaaaaatcgttattttcGAAGCATCTAAAAACCAAACGAAccattttgaaatagaagattgataaaaatagaCTAGAAACATACTTTGAATTCCAAAACGTTATTTAAATTGAACTAATTtggaattaattcaaaaaatttttgcattGTAGTTTTATGTATAATTAGGTACCTGTGGGGACAATCTGTAGATGTAAAATcgttattttcgttaaaatatcaAATCTGAAGTATATA is from Diorhabda sublineata isolate icDioSubl1.1 chromosome 1, icDioSubl1.1, whole genome shotgun sequence and encodes:
- the LOC130450425 gene encoding zinc finger protein rotund-like isoform X1; this encodes MNMYPWYRDSMGTQLGQLCGPMPTTIKTENGYNDCMLALDYATQSKKAFGWDGSQTGGNPSGPQSGGVGGQGAQGLVHWMSVMAEHMDPAMSHYMPWNQEQCGQHAKDDYPNWTRNTMGINKQGYESKMNDHNQMQKGLYGMEDHHHMTGTPGIYTSGRSTSSSSSPGVAGSSPALLVVPQPINASKMGGMQNGGPQPRKYQCKMCPQIPNFSSKQQVFGSKAELQLHTQAHMREAKPYKCSQCCKAFANSSYLSQHTRIHLGIKPYRCEICQRKFTQLSHLQQHIRTHTGDKPYKCRHPGCQKAFSQLSNLQSHSRCHQTDKPYKCNSCYKCFSDEPSLLEHIPKHKESKHLKTHICQYCGKSYTQETYLSKHMQKHAERTDKRPPIGPSLDFFPGLNHRGLDHPYWPKVSPDSAENMHEYPNDISRQIMEQNEDLVIIRQQLGQNPPAPPGTPNTNLSNSYDTSISKSNTNSAFTPINSMSGHLNLNHHQLAPNRPYIYDALNFQKQNNLDIPKSQPSNGFPNQLISLHQIRNYAHQPNPSLMEHSILGLGKEK
- the LOC130450425 gene encoding zinc finger protein rotund-like isoform X4, with protein sequence MNMYPWYRDSMGTQLGQLCGPMPTTIKTENGYNDCMLALDYATQSKKAFGWDGSQTGGNPSGPQSGGVGGQGAQGLVHWMSVMAEHMDPAMSHYMPWNQECGQHAKDDYPNWTRNTMGINKQGYESKMNDHNQMQKGLYGMEDHHHMTGTPGIYTSGRSTSSSSSPGVAGSSPALLVVPQPINASKMGGMQNGGPQPRKYQCKMCPQVFGSKAELQLHTQAHMREAKPYKCSQCCKAFANSSYLSQHTRIHLGIKPYRCEICQRKFTQLSHLQQHIRTHTGDKPYKCRHPGCQKAFSQLSNLQSHSRCHQTDKPYKCNSCYKCFSDEPSLLEHIPKHKESKHLKTHICQYCGKSYTQETYLSKHMQKHAERTDKRPPIGPSLDFFPGLNHRGLDHPYWPKVSPDSAENMHEYPNDISRQIMEQNEDLVIIRQQLGQNPPAPPGTPNTNLSNSYDTSISKSNTNSAFTPINSMSGHLNLNHHQLAPNRPYIYDALNFQKQNNLDIPKSQPSNGFPNQLISLHQIRNYAHQPNPSLMEHSILGLGKEK
- the LOC130450425 gene encoding zinc finger protein rotund-like isoform X3; translated protein: MNMYPWYRDSMGTQLGQLCGPMPTTIKTENGYNDCMLALDYATQSKKAFGWDGSQTGGNPSGPQSGGVGGQGAQGLVHWMSVMAEHMDPAMSHYMPWNQEQCGQHAKDDYPNWTRNTMGINKQGYESKMNDHNQMQKGLYGMEDHHHMTGTPGIYTSGRSTSSSSSPGVAGSSPALLVVPQPINASKMGGMQNGGPQPRKYQCKMCPQVFGSKAELQLHTQAHMREAKPYKCSQCCKAFANSSYLSQHTRIHLGIKPYRCEICQRKFTQLSHLQQHIRTHTGDKPYKCRHPGCQKAFSQLSNLQSHSRCHQTDKPYKCNSCYKCFSDEPSLLEHIPKHKESKHLKTHICQYCGKSYTQETYLSKHMQKHAERTDKRPPIGPSLDFFPGLNHRGLDHPYWPKVSPDSAENMHEYPNDISRQIMEQNEDLVIIRQQLGQNPPAPPGTPNTNLSNSYDTSISKSNTNSAFTPINSMSGHLNLNHHQLAPNRPYIYDALNFQKQNNLDIPKSQPSNGFPNQLISLHQIRNYAHQPNPSLMEHSILGLGKEK
- the LOC130450425 gene encoding zinc finger protein rotund-like isoform X2, with protein sequence MNMYPWYRDSMGTQLGQLCGPMPTTIKTENGYNDCMLALDYATQSKKAFGWDGSQTGGNPSGPQSGGVGGQGAQGLVHWMSVMAEHMDPAMSHYMPWNQECGQHAKDDYPNWTRNTMGINKQGYESKMNDHNQMQKGLYGMEDHHHMTGTPGIYTSGRSTSSSSSPGVAGSSPALLVVPQPINASKMGGMQNGGPQPRKYQCKMCPQIPNFSSKQQVFGSKAELQLHTQAHMREAKPYKCSQCCKAFANSSYLSQHTRIHLGIKPYRCEICQRKFTQLSHLQQHIRTHTGDKPYKCRHPGCQKAFSQLSNLQSHSRCHQTDKPYKCNSCYKCFSDEPSLLEHIPKHKESKHLKTHICQYCGKSYTQETYLSKHMQKHAERTDKRPPIGPSLDFFPGLNHRGLDHPYWPKVSPDSAENMHEYPNDISRQIMEQNEDLVIIRQQLGQNPPAPPGTPNTNLSNSYDTSISKSNTNSAFTPINSMSGHLNLNHHQLAPNRPYIYDALNFQKQNNLDIPKSQPSNGFPNQLISLHQIRNYAHQPNPSLMEHSILGLGKEK